Proteins from a genomic interval of Nautilia sp. PV-1:
- a CDS encoding histidinol-phosphatase HisJ family protein, which produces MLIDLHNHTPLCKHATGEPEEYIQKAIEKGIGVYGFADHAPMNFDPKYRMNFDEMDKYEQKIISLSQKYDNIKILLGYEVDFTPETDKRVLERDVDYFIGSIHFLDNWGFDNPEFIKEWDGRDVDDVYKEYFYLIEKMAESKLFNIVGHIDLVKVFGHKPVKPVKDIAKNAIKAIKKSGMAVELNTAGLRKPVKELYPGDEILEMLLEENIDITFSSDAHSPEQVGFMLSETVEKAKKIGFNKAVYFEKRKKIEVNI; this is translated from the coding sequence ATGCTCATAGACCTTCACAATCACACTCCTCTTTGCAAACACGCAACAGGAGAGCCTGAGGAATATATTCAAAAAGCAATTGAAAAAGGAATCGGCGTATACGGCTTTGCAGACCATGCCCCAATGAATTTTGATCCGAAATACAGAATGAATTTCGATGAAATGGATAAATACGAACAAAAAATAATTTCCCTTTCACAAAAGTATGATAATATTAAAATCCTGCTGGGATATGAAGTGGACTTTACGCCCGAAACAGACAAAAGGGTACTGGAACGAGACGTCGACTATTTTATCGGCAGCATACATTTCCTAGACAACTGGGGATTCGACAACCCGGAATTTATAAAAGAATGGGACGGAAGAGACGTCGATGACGTTTATAAAGAGTATTTTTACCTGATAGAAAAAATGGCCGAGTCAAAGCTTTTTAACATAGTCGGACATATTGATCTGGTAAAAGTATTCGGACATAAACCCGTTAAGCCTGTAAAGGACATAGCCAAAAATGCAATAAAAGCAATTAAAAAATCAGGCATGGCGGTCGAACTGAATACGGCCGGACTAAGAAAACCGGTAAAAGAGCTGTATCCGGGTGACGAAATACTTGAAATGCTTTTGGAAGAAAACATCGACATTACTTTTTCCAGTGACGCCCATTCTCCTGAACAGGTAGGGTTTATGCTCAGTGAAACTGTTGAAAAAGCAAAAAAAATCGGTTTTAATAAAGCGGTTTATTTTGAAAAAAGAAAAAAAATAGAAGTTAACATTTAA
- a CDS encoding MFS transporter → MIYLSLLMAIRFLGLFIVMPLLALYALNLQHANAFNVGIALGAYALSQVFLQIPFGKAADKFDKKKILILGLTLLALGSLVCAFSTNIYMLIFGRLLQGAGAIGGVILAYIADLTDENTRAKAFARMGQFIALSFALSMVLGPTIGAKWGVDKLFILTALLAVFSIWLVIAKIPNPPKIVHHQPHSSLKEILTHKELLKLFLSGFLQKGLMTVFFMLTPIIFTTKLGWDKTDLWKVYIPALVLGIFALPLGAILAEKKQKAKTVFVLSSSAITLSLILFLIGNKYTYFAAVIVFFFGFNLLEPVLQSFVSKIARAHEKATALSTSNTIQYIGIFLGGAGAGLFIHNHMLKEFLVVSALVGLFWVFILIKMKPVTKLKVVTYDNFDKSFIEELKTEKNVYDFYEKDGVLIVRYFNN, encoded by the coding sequence ATGATATATCTTAGCTTATTGATGGCAATCAGATTTTTGGGGCTTTTTATAGTAATGCCTCTTTTGGCTCTGTATGCCTTAAACCTTCAGCATGCGAACGCATTTAATGTAGGTATTGCGCTGGGAGCATATGCGCTCTCTCAGGTTTTTTTACAAATTCCGTTCGGAAAAGCGGCGGATAAATTCGATAAAAAGAAAATATTAATATTAGGCCTTACGCTTTTGGCTTTGGGAAGTCTGGTATGTGCTTTTTCTACAAACATATACATGCTTATTTTCGGAAGACTGCTTCAGGGAGCAGGCGCTATAGGCGGTGTAATTCTTGCGTATATTGCCGATCTTACGGATGAAAACACAAGAGCGAAAGCATTTGCGAGAATGGGACAGTTTATTGCTTTAAGTTTTGCTCTTTCTATGGTTTTAGGCCCTACTATAGGAGCGAAATGGGGAGTTGACAAACTGTTTATTTTAACAGCACTTTTGGCAGTTTTTTCCATATGGCTTGTAATAGCAAAAATTCCAAATCCTCCAAAAATAGTACATCATCAGCCTCACTCTTCTTTAAAAGAAATCCTAACGCATAAGGAACTTTTAAAACTGTTTTTAAGCGGATTTTTACAAAAAGGTCTTATGACAGTGTTTTTTATGCTGACACCGATTATTTTTACCACAAAACTCGGCTGGGATAAAACAGATTTATGGAAAGTATACATTCCCGCGCTTGTTTTAGGTATATTTGCCCTGCCGCTTGGAGCAATTCTTGCAGAAAAAAAACAAAAAGCCAAAACCGTATTCGTGCTCAGTTCAAGCGCGATAACATTATCTCTTATACTCTTTTTAATCGGAAACAAGTACACATATTTTGCAGCCGTAATCGTATTTTTCTTCGGTTTTAACCTTTTAGAACCCGTCTTGCAGAGTTTCGTAAGCAAAATTGCCAGGGCGCATGAAAAAGCAACGGCTCTTTCCACTTCAAACACCATTCAGTATATCGGTATTTTTTTAGGAGGTGCGGGAGCTGGTCTTTTCATTCATAACCATATGCTTAAAGAATTTCTGGTCGTTTCAGCTTTAGTAGGTCTCTTTTGGGTATTTATTTTAATTAAAATGAAACCCGTAACAAAACTAAAAGTGGTAACTTACGATAATTTTGACAAAAGTTTTATTGAAGAATTAAAAACAGAAAAAAACGTTTACGATTTTTATGAAAAAGACGGTGTTTTAATAGTAAGATATTTCAACAACTAA
- a CDS encoding flagellar basal body P-ring protein FlgI, giving the protein MSFIIDRFEKLLGFMFLIVFYMFISTNLFAAKIKDISNIVGVRDNQLIGYGLVVGLDGSGDSSSKFTNQTLSNLLKNVNVKLDPKDIKSKNVAAVMVTATLPPFAREGDKIDITVSSIGDAKSLQGGVLLITPLKGVNGKIYALAQGPISMGGFNLKGGKNQKHFTTTVKVIKGATVERAVTWDLYDQKYATLSLKRSDFDLAINIQNKINQYFKTKAAVAVDPRTVKLKKPANLTMPEFLAKVQNINIPTKMPNIIVIDERTGTIVAGSNIMVQPTVITYGSFVIKIKKETSILDLTQMFQKFKATPQDMIAILENLKASNAIDAKLVVN; this is encoded by the coding sequence ATGTCATTTATAATAGACAGATTTGAAAAGCTTCTGGGATTTATGTTTTTAATAGTTTTTTATATGTTCATAAGCACAAACCTTTTTGCGGCAAAAATCAAAGATATTTCAAATATAGTGGGTGTAAGGGACAACCAGCTTATAGGTTACGGCCTTGTAGTAGGTCTTGACGGAAGCGGCGATTCATCTTCCAAATTTACCAATCAGACACTTTCAAACCTTCTTAAAAACGTAAACGTAAAACTTGATCCGAAAGATATTAAATCCAAAAACGTTGCGGCGGTTATGGTTACGGCCACTCTTCCTCCGTTTGCAAGGGAAGGAGACAAAATAGATATAACCGTTTCGTCAATAGGCGATGCCAAATCTCTTCAGGGCGGTGTTTTACTGATTACTCCTCTTAAAGGCGTAAACGGAAAAATTTACGCCCTTGCACAAGGGCCTATAAGTATGGGCGGATTTAATTTAAAAGGCGGAAAAAATCAAAAACATTTCACCACTACGGTAAAAGTAATAAAAGGCGCAACAGTTGAAAGAGCGGTTACCTGGGATTTGTATGATCAAAAATATGCAACGCTCTCTCTTAAAAGAAGCGATTTTGACCTGGCTATAAATATTCAAAATAAAATTAACCAGTATTTTAAAACAAAAGCGGCGGTTGCCGTTGACCCTAGAACGGTAAAACTTAAAAAACCGGCCAATTTAACCATGCCGGAATTTTTGGCAAAAGTACAAAACATAAATATTCCGACTAAAATGCCAAATATTATAGTTATAGATGAAAGAACCGGAACGATCGTTGCTGGAAGCAATATAATGGTGCAGCCTACCGTAATTACTTACGGAAGCTTTGTAATTAAAATAAAAAAAGAGACATCAATTTTGGATTTGACCCAGATGTTTCAAAAATTCAAAGCTACGCCTCAGGATATGATCGCGATTTTGGAAAATTTAAAAGCCAGCAACGCAATTGACGCAAAACTGGTGGTTAATTAA
- a CDS encoding rod-binding protein → MSSYEINISTHHKIDISKTENLKKLKQDCDAFESEILNFYLKQALNSKSELFPESPGEKIYKSMYQEQLSKDLSGNFGYSKLLFDYLKKRI, encoded by the coding sequence ATGAGCAGTTACGAAATAAACATTTCAACACATCATAAAATTGACATATCTAAAACCGAAAATTTAAAAAAGCTCAAACAGGACTGCGACGCGTTTGAAAGTGAAATATTAAATTTTTATCTTAAACAGGCTTTAAATTCTAAAAGCGAGCTGTTTCCTGAAAGCCCTGGAGAAAAAATATATAAATCTATGTATCAGGAACAGCTTTCTAAAGATTTAAGCGGCAATTTCGGTTACAGCAAACTTTTATTTGATTATTTGAAAAAAAGGATTTAA
- a CDS encoding flagellar biosynthesis anti-sigma factor FlgM has translation MINRVGAHTQMISTQQKKAQNIQKQEKTGRVEEIKARIQNGEYKVDLDKTAEALAKTLL, from the coding sequence ATGATTAACAGAGTAGGAGCACATACTCAGATGATATCTACCCAGCAAAAAAAAGCTCAAAACATTCAAAAACAAGAAAAAACAGGAAGGGTAGAAGAGATTAAAGCACGTATTCAAAACGGCGAATATAAAGTCGATTTGGATAAAACCGCAGAAGCTTTGGCTAAAACACTTCTATAA
- the flgK gene encoding flagellar hook-associated protein FlgK has product MAISTSFSTALTGLKAHQNAIDVTSNNISNASNPDYVRERAVFSTLPAINSAPGDIGTGTKISSVYRITDTFLFNRYTSTSATYSNLDTQEQYLKEIATYFPDVTDNGLYKDMEDFFNAWQTFASNPNDGSVKVDLAAKTQAMTDDMKSLKNKLKDIQKSINDELNTKLDEANSIIKQIADLNKEITAHEANQENHANELRDKRDALEKRLKELLDVNVYKSGVKSTDAQGAETTDYAEDYQISLGGYPLVDNSTYHELTIDSLAGNPMIGIEKQDHSVADITKSVKGGEIGALLSLRGTEFNSEGNPTDGTLGKLMSSLDSLANGLIRSVNSIYSYSAQQSVETDVISSPETIPPDLTDTSLDSLYSMYHVLKSPVRDGNITFSVYDDQGNLDTSKQIKVAVKSSDSINDVINNINTAFTNNGVTDVEAKLVNGQLKLVNTSDGQETSKVLVQDDGAQLFTALNQIEYEPLNQVNNTQMPLPLKNGSFDIVVYDDSGNAIAKRTITVNMDSKDPRYSTIEGIMAQINTPGIDDNNDNNLNNDVDDYYQAQFLGGKLILSKKTDQNTYVGLDNDTADFGGAFGVNKFLDGKDASTIELRKDFQNDPSLIRASKTPNSGDNTIANDMLQLQYENVNFYVNGTTQENTIYGFYRGLTSDLANQTQTVSSKKESTQTLLTSVKNEYYSLSGVNIDEELVNLEKFQRGYQANAKVITTINQMLDALFSIKQ; this is encoded by the coding sequence ATGGCTATTTCAACTTCGTTTTCAACGGCTCTTACAGGACTTAAAGCGCATCAAAACGCAATAGACGTAACTTCAAATAACATATCAAATGCTTCAAATCCGGATTATGTGAGAGAAAGAGCCGTTTTTTCAACCCTTCCGGCAATCAATTCCGCACCGGGCGATATAGGAACCGGTACAAAAATAAGTTCGGTATACAGAATTACAGACACTTTTTTATTTAACAGATACACCTCAACATCTGCGACATATTCCAATCTTGACACACAGGAACAATATCTTAAAGAAATAGCCACATATTTTCCAGACGTAACGGATAACGGACTATATAAAGATATGGAAGATTTTTTCAATGCATGGCAGACATTTGCAAGCAACCCGAACGACGGATCCGTAAAAGTGGATCTTGCAGCTAAAACTCAGGCAATGACCGATGATATGAAATCATTAAAAAACAAACTCAAAGACATACAAAAAAGTATAAATGACGAACTTAATACAAAACTTGACGAAGCCAACAGTATAATCAAACAGATAGCAGACCTTAACAAAGAAATAACTGCACATGAAGCCAATCAGGAAAATCATGCAAACGAACTTAGAGACAAAAGAGACGCCCTGGAAAAACGTTTAAAAGAGCTGCTTGACGTAAATGTTTACAAAAGCGGAGTAAAATCAACTGACGCTCAAGGAGCAGAAACAACGGACTATGCGGAAGATTATCAGATTTCTCTCGGAGGATATCCTTTAGTTGACAACTCTACATATCATGAATTAACTATTGATTCGTTAGCCGGAAACCCGATGATAGGTATAGAAAAACAGGACCATTCTGTTGCAGATATAACAAAATCTGTAAAAGGCGGTGAAATCGGAGCGCTTCTTAGTTTAAGAGGAACCGAATTCAACAGCGAAGGCAATCCTACAGACGGAACTTTGGGAAAACTTATGAGTTCTTTGGATTCTCTTGCTAACGGATTAATAAGAAGCGTCAACTCTATATATTCATATTCCGCACAGCAGTCTGTGGAAACTGACGTTATAAGTTCTCCCGAAACGATTCCGCCTGATTTGACCGATACGTCTTTAGATTCTTTATACAGCATGTATCATGTATTAAAATCTCCTGTAAGAGACGGTAACATTACTTTCAGCGTATATGACGACCAGGGAAATTTAGACACTTCCAAACAGATAAAAGTCGCAGTCAAAAGCAGCGACAGCATCAATGACGTTATTAACAATATAAATACCGCTTTTACAAACAACGGTGTGACTGATGTGGAAGCAAAACTCGTAAACGGGCAGTTAAAACTGGTCAACACTTCCGACGGTCAGGAAACATCAAAAGTACTGGTGCAGGATGACGGAGCTCAGCTTTTTACAGCTCTGAATCAGATAGAATACGAACCTCTAAATCAGGTCAACAATACGCAGATGCCGCTTCCTCTTAAAAACGGAAGCTTTGATATAGTTGTGTATGACGACAGCGGAAACGCCATAGCTAAAAGAACGATTACGGTAAATATGGATTCTAAAGACCCTAGATATTCCACTATAGAAGGGATTATGGCACAGATAAATACTCCCGGTATTGACGACAACAATGACAACAACCTAAACAATGACGTTGATGACTATTATCAGGCACAGTTTTTAGGCGGAAAACTTATTCTTTCTAAAAAAACAGACCAAAACACTTATGTAGGACTTGATAATGATACGGCAGATTTCGGAGGAGCTTTCGGCGTTAATAAATTTTTAGACGGAAAAGACGCTTCAACAATTGAACTCAGAAAAGATTTTCAAAATGACCCTAGTCTTATAAGGGCAAGTAAAACACCTAATTCGGGTGATAATACAATTGCTAACGATATGCTGCAGCTTCAATATGAAAATGTAAACTTTTACGTTAACGGAACAACTCAGGAAAACACAATTTACGGTTTTTACAGAGGACTTACATCTGACCTGGCTAATCAGACACAGACTGTCTCTAGTAAAAAAGAAAGTACTCAAACTCTTTTGACAAGTGTTAAAAACGAATATTATTCACTAAGCGGAGTCAATATAGACGAAGAACTAGTTAATCTTGAAAAATTTCAAAGGGGCTATCAGGCAAACGCTAAAGTCATAACGACTATAAATCAGATGCTTGACGCCCTCTTTTCAATAAAACAGTAA
- a CDS encoding TIGR02757 family protein has translation MSIKNRLDELIQNNIYEVNEKIPDPVLIAHKYKDEYSSLIAALFAYGNVKAILKFLNSIDYSLCNVKETDSLYYRFQSSEDVYQFLKTVLVMKKNFSLNELFLKGYKKENNVIDGIREIIKKIYEINPYRSKGYEFLIGKIPPQKTKGTSPYKRWNMYIRWMVRDTYPDIGLWKNVKKSDLIIPLDTHTHKVSLKLGLLKRKTYDLEAAVELTDKLKEFDPEDPIKYDFALYRIGQMNIKF, from the coding sequence TTGAGTATAAAAAACAGACTCGATGAATTAATTCAAAACAATATATATGAAGTAAACGAAAAAATTCCCGACCCCGTGTTGATAGCACATAAATATAAAGACGAATACTCATCTTTAATTGCGGCGCTTTTCGCTTACGGCAATGTTAAAGCTATTCTTAAATTCTTAAACAGTATCGATTATTCTTTATGTAATGTTAAAGAAACGGACAGTTTATATTACAGGTTTCAGTCAAGCGAAGATGTTTACCAGTTTTTAAAAACGGTATTAGTTATGAAAAAAAACTTTAGTCTGAACGAACTTTTTTTAAAAGGCTATAAAAAAGAAAACAATGTAATAGACGGAATAAGGGAAATCATAAAAAAAATATACGAAATAAACCCGTACCGCTCTAAGGGATATGAATTTTTAATAGGAAAAATTCCTCCTCAAAAAACAAAAGGAACAAGCCCTTACAAAAGATGGAATATGTATATAAGATGGATGGTGAGAGACACATACCCTGATATCGGCTTATGGAAAAACGTAAAAAAAAGCGATCTTATTATTCCTCTTGATACCCATACACATAAAGTTTCTTTGAAACTGGGCCTGTTAAAAAGAAAAACTTACGACCTAGAAGCGGCAGTAGAACTTACTGATAAACTAAAAGAATTTGATCCCGAGGATCCGATAAAATATGATTTCGCCCTCTACAGAATAGGACAGATGAATATTAAATTCTGA
- a CDS encoding F0F1 ATP synthase subunit A: MEGRIWLFFGFLGHDPMVQLVVHTLLAATLALIVARLATKNLQIVPSGCQNVMEAVVSGILYIGSDVASEKVARKYLTLAGSLAIFIFFGNLLEIIPGFEPPTGNVNLTLTLALIVFLYYHYEGIKAQGLGHYIAHFAGPVKWLAPLMFPVEVLSHFSRIISLAFRLFGNIKGDDLFLLVLLMLAPYVFPLAGFALMTFSAMLQAFVFMVLTYVYIYGAVTGQEEAL; encoded by the coding sequence ATGGAAGGTAGAATTTGGTTATTTTTCGGATTTCTGGGTCATGATCCGATGGTTCAACTAGTAGTACATACACTTCTTGCCGCAACGCTTGCGCTTATAGTTGCAAGACTTGCTACAAAAAATCTTCAAATCGTTCCAAGCGGATGTCAAAACGTAATGGAAGCGGTTGTTTCAGGTATTTTATACATCGGTTCTGATGTGGCAAGCGAAAAAGTTGCAAGAAAATATCTTACACTTGCTGGAAGTTTGGCGATTTTTATCTTTTTCGGAAACCTTCTTGAAATCATTCCTGGATTCGAACCTCCTACAGGAAACGTAAATCTTACACTTACACTGGCGCTTATCGTATTTTTATACTATCACTATGAAGGTATAAAAGCGCAAGGTTTAGGTCATTATATCGCCCATTTTGCAGGTCCTGTAAAATGGCTTGCGCCTTTAATGTTCCCTGTTGAAGTTCTTTCACATTTTTCAAGAATCATTTCTTTGGCTTTCAGGCTTTTCGGTAACATTAAAGGTGACGACCTGTTCTTATTAGTACTGTTAATGCTTGCTCCTTATGTGTTCCCGTTAGCAGGTTTTGCTCTTATGACATTCTCTGCAATGCTTCAGGCATTTGTATTTATGGTACTTACATACGTATATATTTACGGTGCTGTAACCGGTCAGGAAGAAGCGTTATAA
- a CDS encoding thiamine phosphate synthase, giving the protein MLKYMITDPRYTLKEIKEAIIKYRPDFVCYRNKLYFDEKEIIEFTELAKKYTKIFINYDSLNKQELINLFDGIHLPSSKINKINEFEKKTVIVSTHNIEEVKKAEKADYITFSPVFESKGRKGLGIEKLNEICRHHKNVIALGGIISNKEVEKIKSSKAVGFASIRYFFT; this is encoded by the coding sequence ATGCTTAAATATATGATAACAGACCCAAGATATACATTAAAAGAAATAAAAGAAGCAATTATTAAATACAGACCTGATTTTGTCTGCTACAGAAACAAACTTTATTTCGACGAAAAAGAGATTATAGAATTTACCGAATTAGCAAAAAAATACACTAAAATATTTATAAACTATGATTCTCTCAACAAACAAGAACTCATAAATCTCTTTGACGGAATACATCTGCCTTCTTCAAAAATCAACAAAATAAACGAGTTTGAAAAAAAAACAGTTATTGTATCTACCCACAATATTGAAGAAGTCAAAAAAGCAGAAAAAGCTGATTATATAACTTTTTCTCCGGTATTTGAGAGCAAAGGAAGAAAAGGCCTGGGAATAGAAAAATTAAATGAAATATGCCGCCATCACAAAAACGTAATAGCGTTAGGAGGCATAATAAGCAATAAAGAAGTCGAAAAAATAAAAAGCTCAAAAGCTGTGGGATTTGCAAGTATAAGGTATTTTTTTACATAA
- a CDS encoding prephenate dehydrogenase yields MTCGIVGLGLMGGSFGLAMRGYFNEIIGIDHNEEHKRDALKLGLIDRVGEFEDLSGVDVIILAIPIRGIIACLKQLADMKLKENCTIIDFGSTKESIIKECPSNIRKNLVASHPMAGTEYSGPMAAVADLYENKIMVVCDIENSGDVQKERACGIYKYLKMRVKHMNASEHDRHAAFISHMPHIVSFSIANAVLKQEDKQHIVTLAAGGFRDMSRLAKSNAHMWGDIFKENKQNLLDSIEAFKSELKKAKNMIEEEKWDELKIWMEKGNELHKIM; encoded by the coding sequence ATGACTTGCGGTATTGTAGGTTTGGGATTAATGGGCGGAAGTTTCGGTCTTGCCATGAGAGGTTATTTCAATGAAATTATCGGTATAGACCATAATGAAGAGCATAAAAGAGATGCTTTAAAACTGGGGCTTATCGACAGAGTAGGGGAATTTGAAGATTTAAGCGGGGTTGATGTAATAATATTGGCCATACCTATCAGAGGTATTATTGCGTGTTTAAAACAGCTGGCTGATATGAAACTTAAAGAAAACTGCACTATTATCGATTTTGGATCAACAAAAGAGAGTATTATAAAAGAATGTCCTTCAAATATAAGAAAAAATTTAGTGGCTTCACATCCTATGGCCGGGACTGAATATTCAGGACCGATGGCAGCCGTAGCGGATTTGTATGAAAATAAAATTATGGTCGTATGCGATATTGAAAACAGCGGCGACGTTCAAAAAGAACGAGCCTGCGGAATATATAAATATTTAAAAATGAGAGTGAAACATATGAATGCCTCAGAGCATGACAGACATGCCGCATTTATTTCCCATATGCCGCATATTGTTTCTTTTTCCATAGCAAATGCCGTATTAAAACAGGAAGATAAACAGCATATTGTAACACTAGCAGCCGGTGGATTCAGGGATATGAGCAGGCTTGCGAAAAGTAACGCGCATATGTGGGGGGATATTTTTAAAGAAAATAAACAAAACCTTCTGGATTCCATAGAAGCTTTTAAAAGCGAACTTAAAAAGGCAAAAAATATGATAGAAGAGGAAAAATGGGACGAGCTTAAAATATGGATGGAAAAGGGTAACGAACTGCATAAAATTATGTAA
- the bamA gene encoding outer membrane protein assembly factor BamA — MKKTLLLLPMLLFANIDNIEYKGLIHISPVTANSIIKINKGDSFNVKKIDESIKALYKTGYFETIKAVKKDNTLIFECTEKPTILEINFENLSPDLKKLLKEKSFMPKKGEIYSEQKIDNLKEFIKAYYLSKGYFNTIVNVDKKFITPTTVKLTIAIKKGEKLVIKNVNFYGAKKIPKSELLDQTENRPRTFWSIIPFTNSGKLNIYKLISDKQALQNYYLNLGFMDAYVSDPLAKSNFDNYSATIDYSIHEGIRYIVKKVSVKYPENIKVKLPKLNLEADKYFNVSALREDLKNIKHAFQNEGYAYAKVYPEIKKDGSNAIITYVVIPGEIVYIRNVIINGNSKTLDRVVRRSVYLAPGDKYSYKDLTDTKNALQRSGYLEDVKIKEKKVSNNQIDLFVNVKEGLSGSLKAGISYGSYSKLGFNFSISEKNVFGSGQSLSASMDFSSVSRTYKISLFNPRIFDTKYSFNTSIFDTKFDGISYTSKQKGFTVGVGKQLSRFVGANITYGYTRTTLTDYNTTEYTMPKSTKSYIVSTVSFNNTDNYFFPTTGQKASLSVEFAGIGGDEKYVKTMGQYKFFYPLKDKTYQTYAVLKYRVIAGAIVNNGYLPINEKFYLGGMSSVRGFSSYSISPVDSEGNKIGGKYEFITGPEISTPLSIKNKLWLSGFIDYGAIGENNLDITRSSYGVALNWITPMGPLSFVWSWPIKYENGDDLQRFDFSIGASF, encoded by the coding sequence ATGAAAAAAACGTTACTTTTACTGCCGATGCTATTGTTTGCCAATATTGACAATATAGAATATAAAGGTTTAATACATATTTCTCCTGTCACTGCCAACAGTATTATCAAAATAAACAAAGGTGACAGTTTCAATGTTAAAAAAATTGACGAAAGCATTAAAGCATTATATAAAACAGGTTATTTTGAAACTATAAAAGCTGTAAAAAAAGACAATACACTGATTTTTGAATGTACGGAAAAACCGACAATTCTTGAAATCAATTTTGAAAATCTTTCTCCTGATTTGAAAAAACTGCTAAAAGAAAAAAGTTTTATGCCGAAAAAAGGCGAAATTTATTCTGAACAAAAAATAGACAATTTAAAAGAGTTTATAAAAGCATATTACCTTTCAAAAGGCTATTTCAATACTATTGTAAATGTGGATAAAAAATTTATTACCCCTACAACAGTTAAACTTACAATAGCAATTAAAAAAGGCGAAAAATTAGTTATTAAAAACGTTAATTTTTACGGTGCCAAAAAAATTCCGAAAAGCGAACTACTTGACCAGACTGAAAACAGACCAAGAACATTTTGGAGTATAATACCGTTTACCAACAGCGGAAAATTAAATATCTATAAATTAATCTCAGACAAGCAGGCTTTGCAGAATTATTATCTGAATTTAGGATTTATGGACGCATATGTAAGCGATCCCCTGGCCAAATCGAATTTTGACAATTACAGTGCTACTATAGATTATTCAATTCATGAAGGTATTAGATACATAGTAAAAAAAGTCAGCGTTAAATATCCTGAAAACATAAAAGTAAAACTTCCAAAATTAAATTTAGAAGCAGATAAATATTTCAATGTCTCTGCTTTAAGGGAAGATCTTAAAAACATAAAACACGCTTTCCAAAATGAAGGGTACGCATACGCAAAAGTTTATCCTGAAATCAAAAAAGACGGTTCAAACGCAATAATCACTTATGTGGTAATACCTGGAGAAATAGTATATATAAGAAACGTTATAATTAACGGAAACTCAAAAACTTTAGACAGGGTAGTCAGAAGAAGCGTATATCTTGCTCCGGGAGACAAATATTCTTATAAAGACCTGACCGATACCAAAAACGCCCTTCAAAGAAGCGGTTATCTTGAAGATGTTAAAATAAAAGAAAAAAAAGTTTCAAACAATCAGATAGACCTGTTTGTTAATGTAAAAGAAGGCCTTAGCGGATCTTTAAAAGCCGGAATCAGTTACGGAAGCTATTCAAAACTTGGATTTAACTTCTCTATTTCTGAAAAAAACGTTTTCGGAAGCGGACAGAGCTTAAGCGCTTCTATGGACTTTTCAAGCGTAAGCAGAACATACAAAATATCCCTGTTCAATCCTAGAATATTTGATACGAAATATTCATTTAACACATCTATATTCGACACTAAATTCGACGGTATATCTTATACCTCAAAACAAAAAGGTTTCACAGTAGGTGTAGGTAAACAGCTTTCAAGATTCGTAGGGGCCAATATTACTTACGGTTACACAAGAACAACCCTGACAGATTACAACACTACAGAATACACAATGCCTAAAAGTACAAAAAGCTACATTGTATCAACAGTGAGCTTTAACAACACAGATAATTACTTCTTTCCGACAACAGGTCAAAAAGCGTCATTATCTGTAGAATTTGCAGGTATCGGAGGAGATGAAAAATATGTCAAAACAATGGGACAGTACAAATTCTTCTATCCTTTAAAAGACAAAACTTACCAGACATACGCCGTATTAAAATACAGAGTTATTGCAGGAGCTATAGTTAACAACGGATACCTGCCTATAAACGAAAAATTTTATTTAGGAGGTATGAGCAGCGTAAGAGGTTTCAGCTCATACTCAATATCTCCTGTTGACAGCGAAGGAAATAAAATAGGAGGTAAGTACGAATTTATCACCGGTCCTGAAATATCAACACCTCTTAGTATTAAAAACAAATTATGGCTGAGCGGATTTATTGACTACGGTGCAATAGGAGAAAACAATCTTGATATTACAAGAAGTTCGTACGGTGTGGCATTAAACTGGATCACTCCAATGGGACCGCTTAGCTTTGTATGGTCATGGCCTATCAAATATGAAAACGGAGACGACCTTCAAAGATTCGACTTCAGCATAGGGGCAAGTTTCTAA